In one window of Streptomyces sp. FXJ1.172 DNA:
- a CDS encoding RidA family protein translates to MTSDAVRRVQSGSPWEESFGFARAVAAGDRVSVGGTTSFKGRVLYGEGDPYEQTKVAFGNALEALKEFGLGIESVIRTRMYLSHVRDVDEVGRAHKELFGSVRPCTTLLVVEGFVDPRILVEVELEAFRGA, encoded by the coding sequence ATGACGTCCGATGCCGTGCGGCGGGTGCAGAGCGGAAGTCCCTGGGAAGAGAGTTTCGGGTTCGCGCGCGCCGTCGCGGCGGGGGACCGGGTGTCCGTCGGCGGCACCACGTCCTTCAAGGGCAGGGTGCTGTACGGCGAGGGCGACCCGTACGAGCAGACCAAGGTCGCCTTCGGCAACGCCCTCGAGGCGCTGAAGGAGTTCGGGCTCGGCATCGAGTCCGTGATCCGCACCCGTATGTACCTGAGCCATGTGCGCGACGTCGACGAGGTGGGACGGGCCCACAAGGAGCTGTTCGGCTCCGTGCGCCCGTGTACGACCCTTCTCGTGGTCGAGGGTTTCGTCGACCCGCGCATCCTGGTCGAAGTAGAGCTTGAAGCATTCAGAGGAGCCTGA
- a CDS encoding glyoxalase/bleomycin resistance/extradiol dioxygenase family protein yields the protein MIKVAMTGVYVDDVARAHAFYTDVLGFETRLHMDLGDDTLFVTVGAPAGAQPDLQLLLEPGQGPIAESYRSALHEAGIPCIVFSVDDLRAEYARLRGLGVRFTHPPQQQGPVLAAVFDDTCGNLVQLIQSKG from the coding sequence GTGATCAAGGTCGCCATGACCGGTGTGTACGTGGACGACGTGGCCCGGGCGCACGCCTTCTACACGGACGTCCTCGGCTTCGAGACGCGGCTCCACATGGACCTGGGCGACGACACGCTGTTCGTCACGGTCGGCGCGCCCGCCGGGGCCCAGCCGGACCTCCAGCTGCTGCTGGAGCCCGGGCAGGGCCCGATCGCGGAGTCGTACCGCAGCGCGCTGCACGAGGCGGGCATCCCGTGCATCGTCTTCTCCGTGGACGACCTCCGGGCGGAGTACGCGCGGCTGCGCGGCCTGGGCGTCCGGTTCACGCATCCACCGCAGCAGCAGGGGCCGGTCCTCGCGGCGGTGTTCGACGACACCTGCGGCAACCTGGTGCAGCTGATTCAGTCGAAAGGGTGA
- the hisF gene encoding imidazole glycerol phosphate synthase subunit HisF produces the protein MTLAVRVIPCLDVDNGRVVKGVNFQNLRDAGDPVEMAKVYDAEGADELTFLDITASSGNRETTYDVVRRTAEQVFIPLTVGGGVRTAEDVDKLLRAGADKVGVNTAAIARPDLIREIAERFGRQVLVLSVDARRAAPGSFEVTTHGGRRGTGIDAVEWAHRAAELGAGEILLNSMDADGTKDGYDLEMIAAVRKHVTVPVIASGGAGRLADFPPAVAAGADAVLAASVFHFGDLRIGEVKQTLREAGHPVR, from the coding sequence ATGACCCTGGCGGTCCGAGTCATCCCCTGCCTGGACGTGGACAACGGCCGGGTCGTCAAGGGCGTGAACTTCCAGAACCTGCGCGACGCGGGCGACCCCGTCGAGATGGCCAAGGTGTACGACGCCGAGGGCGCCGACGAGCTGACGTTCCTGGACATCACCGCGTCCTCCGGCAACCGGGAGACCACCTACGACGTGGTGCGCCGCACCGCGGAGCAGGTGTTCATCCCGCTGACCGTGGGCGGTGGCGTCCGTACGGCCGAGGACGTGGACAAGCTGCTGCGGGCGGGCGCCGACAAGGTGGGCGTGAACACGGCCGCGATCGCCCGCCCCGACCTGATCCGTGAGATCGCGGAACGCTTCGGCCGCCAGGTCCTGGTCCTCTCGGTGGACGCCCGCCGTGCCGCGCCGGGCTCCTTCGAGGTCACGACCCACGGCGGCCGGCGCGGTACCGGCATCGACGCGGTGGAGTGGGCGCACCGGGCGGCGGAACTGGGCGCGGGTGAGATCCTGCTCAACTCCATGGACGCCGACGGCACCAAGGACGGCTACGACCTGGAGATGATCGCCGCGGTCCGCAAGCACGTCACCGTCCCGGTGATCGCCTCGGGCGGCGCGGGCAGACTGGCCGACTTCCCGCCGGCCGTCGCCGCCGGCGCGGACGCGGTGCTGGCCGCCTCCGTCTTCCACTTCGGCGACCTGCGGATCGGCGAGGTGAAGCAGACCCTGCGCGAGGCGGGCCACCCCGTCCGCTAG
- the priA gene encoding bifunctional 1-(5-phosphoribosyl)-5-((5-phosphoribosylamino)methylideneamino)imidazole-4-carboxamide isomerase/phosphoribosylanthranilate isomerase PriA, whose translation MAKLELLPAVDVRDGQAVRLVHGESGTETSYGSPLEAALAWQRSGAEWLHLVDLDAAFGTGDNRELIAEVAKAMDIKVELSGGIRDDASLAAALATGCTRVNLGTAALETPEWVARVIAEHGDKIAVGLDVRGTTLRGRGWTRDGGDLYETLDRLDKEGCARYVVTDIAKDGTLQGPNLELLRNVCAATDRPVVASGGVSSLDDLRAIAELVPLGVEGAIVGKALYAKAFTLEEALEAVSS comes from the coding sequence ATGGCCAAGCTCGAACTCCTCCCCGCCGTCGACGTCCGCGACGGCCAGGCCGTCCGCCTCGTGCACGGCGAGTCCGGCACGGAGACCTCGTACGGCTCCCCGCTGGAGGCCGCGCTCGCCTGGCAGCGGTCCGGCGCCGAGTGGCTGCACCTGGTGGACCTCGACGCCGCGTTCGGCACGGGCGACAACCGTGAGCTGATCGCCGAGGTCGCGAAGGCGATGGACATCAAGGTGGAGCTGTCCGGCGGTATCCGCGACGACGCCTCGCTGGCCGCCGCCCTGGCCACCGGCTGCACCCGCGTGAACCTCGGCACCGCCGCCCTGGAGACCCCGGAGTGGGTCGCCAGGGTCATCGCGGAGCACGGCGACAAGATCGCCGTCGGCCTCGACGTGCGCGGCACGACCCTGCGCGGCCGCGGCTGGACCCGCGACGGCGGCGACCTCTACGAGACGCTGGACCGCCTCGACAAGGAGGGCTGCGCCCGCTACGTCGTCACCGACATCGCCAAGGACGGCACCCTCCAGGGCCCGAACCTGGAACTGCTGCGCAATGTGTGTGCCGCCACCGACCGGCCGGTCGTGGCCTCCGGCGGCGTGTCGTCGCTGGACGACCTCCGGGCGATCGCCGAGCTGGTACCCCTCGGTGTCGAGGGCGCCATCGTCGGGAAGGCCCTGTACGCGAAGGCGTTCACCCTGGAAGAGGCCTTGGAGGCTGTGTCGTCATGA